The following is a genomic window from Cryptococcus decagattii chromosome 2, complete sequence.
TCACTCTCCTCCTGCGCCGCTCTACTTCTCTCGATGGCGCTTTCCAAGTCCCTCAACTCTCGTTCCTTCCTGAGCTTGTTGATCTCATCCAAGATCTCCCCGGCACCCATCCCCCTTAATTTCCGTGCACACTCTTCACCAAATTGCTCTGCTTGACGGTATGACCGTACAAGGACAGGAGGAGGGGTAAAGAGGACGTGCTTGGTTCCATCGGTAGAAGTAACGCAAGAATGGAGGGTGAGCTTCGCAAGGCGTGTTcgaagtggaggaagagagtgaGATGAGAAAGTGGGTGTGGACGGAGTAGCGGCGGAAGTGGTGTCTACAAGACCAGAGAACCACAACATAGGAGAGTCTCCTTCAAGAGAGCTCTCTTCCTGGTCCTTGAAAGGATCTTCAACGCCTTCAAGTAATTCGGGATGCGCGGCAATCTCGTCCTCGTCAAGCTCGACGAGCTCAGACTCCACACCAACAGGGACAGAGCAGCCACCCTCCAAAACcctcaaacaacctcttTCGGCACCACATGACCACTCAGTCTGCCAGTGCCCTAATCCCCTTAAACAGTTTCGAACACGAGGGTCAGTGGATCGAATTTCGATGGCAAGAGCACCTTGACCGACAGCGTGCATAAGGGTTGTGGAGGACAAGGGCGAAGTGGCACGATGGGCCATGCCTAAACGTTCGAGACCAGACATGGCAAGAATAAGAGCAGAAAATGGCGATTGGGGGTTGTCTAATTTGTTGAATCGTGTGTTGAGGTTACCGCGCTGCATTTCAGCAGTAAGCATTGACTATGCAAAGGAAGTAATTATTaacgaaaaaaaaacaaaactTACCATATCCTCAAAGACGAGATTGGGGAAAGCCCTCTTCAGTTGCGCCACTCTCCTCACACTACCTGTACCAACAACAGCTCCGTCGGGTAAATCTTCCAGTCTTTTGTACGGCAATCCCTGCTTGACTACCAAAGCATCACGAGGATCGTGCCTCTTGGCCATGCATCCGATTTCGCATCCGTCTTTGAGAACGGTAGGCACATCCTTGAGGGAGTGTACTAGCATGTCAAAGTGACCGTTGATAAGTCGAGCTTCGAGCTCATCAGTCCAAAGGGATTTTGCGGGCTGGGTAGAGGAGtaaggagagaggaggtggagTGGGGTAGTCTGGTTTCGGTCACCGACAGTGGTCATAGACTCAATGGTGAAAGTGTAGGGGTGCACGAAAGGCACATCGCCTTGCTCGgcatcatcaccttcctctCTGGTCTCGCCGAATTTGCTGCC
Proteins encoded in this region:
- a CDS encoding porphobilinogen deaminase, with the protein product MSCPFHTTANTSHRNPLPDRALLLAMKSQTNTFILGTRKSNLALIQTGHVADDLRRLHSAAGSKFGETREEGDDAEQGDVPFVHPYTFTIESMTTVGDRNQTTPLHLLSPYSSTQPAKSLWTDELEARLINGHFDMLVHSLKDVPTVLKDGCEIGCMAKRHDPRDALVVKQGLPYKRLEDLPDGAVVGTGSVRRVAQLKRAFPNLVFEDMRGNLNTRFNKLDNPQSPFSALILAMSGLERLGMAHRATSPLSSTTLMHAVGQGALAIEIRSTDPRVRNCLRGLGHWQTEWSCGAERGCLRVLEGGCSVPVGVESELVELDEDEIAAHPELLEGVEDPFKDQEESSLEGDSPMLWFSGLVDTTSAATPSTPTFSSHSLPPLRTRLAKLTLHSCVTSTDGTKHVLFTPPPVLVRSYRQAEQFGEECARKLRGMGAGEILDEINKLRKERELRDLESAIERSRAAQEESEKMGLVQDGSAEVVA